The Spirulina subsalsa PCC 9445 region TGATTCCCAATATTCGCATCAATGGCCGCAAGGGGAGCGCTGTGGTGGCGGTGGCCTTGATGAATGGTTTGGTTGATTTGGCTTGGGAGGCCTACGGTAAGCCGAATTCAGAGTTTTAGCTAGGGCTTAGGGGAGCATCGGGAGGATGTCCAGAAGCGCTAATCCTAGCATTCCTAGCCAACGAAGCTCCCGGCAGAATCTTTGATTTGCCGGGAGAGAACGTCAAGGAACAACAAATTGATCTCTTCCGCGCCTAATGGCTTCTTGACCCCCAAAATCTTTGGTAAGCTGGAAAACATTATTAAGACTTCACCCCAGAATCGATTATGGCAGGAAAAATAAAAAAGGGTTCTTTAGTTCACGCTGTTCGGGAAAAATTAGAAGCTAGTGTAGAGGCGACGGCGAGTGATGCTCGTTTCCCCCCCTACTTGTTTGAAAGCAAAGGGGAAGTTGTGGAAATGGAGGGAGACTACGCTTTTGTTAAATTCTACGTTCCCACACCCGGAATGTGGTTGCGTTTGGATCAACTGGAATTAGCGGAATAACCCGCCCCCTTTCCCCTCCATAACAGTGTGAATGAACTCACTCCCTGCGTCCTTGGGGGATGATGCACCCAAGACGGAACGAAAGGTTCTGTCTCCAAGGGAAGTATCTCCTCAAGGAACGTCATTTTCCACTTATAGGAGGTTTCATGACACCTGTATCCCCTGCAATCGGGCCACAAAAACCCGCTCGCGTCACAGTTGTTGGAGCAGGAAAGGTGGGTAGCACCTTAGCTCAACGGATTTTAGAGAAAAATATCGCCAATGTTGTTTTACTGGATGTGGTGGACGGATTACCCCAAGGGGTGGCACTGGATCTATTAGAAGCACGAGGTTTGGAAGATCATGATGGGTTTATTCTGGGGACGAATGACTATCAAGACACGGCAAACTCCGACATTGTGGTAGTCACGGCCGGTCGTCCTCGCACACCGGGGATGGATCGTAATGATTTAATTAATATCAATGCGTCCAT contains the following coding sequences:
- a CDS encoding NAD(P)H-quinone oxidoreductase subunit O; translation: MAGKIKKGSLVHAVREKLEASVEATASDARFPPYLFESKGEVVEMEGDYAFVKFYVPTPGMWLRLDQLELAE